CGACGAAGCCTGATTCGCCGAGACGGCCGCGCGGGGCCGGGCGTTTTCGCGTCGGTGACCTCTGGCTTCACCTGCTGACATACTGTGCGGGTGACGGAAAACGCGGAGAGGGATGCGATCGACGGAGCGCACGTGCTGGCCTCCCTCCTGGAGGCTCTCGCCGCCTGGCCGGACTTCGAGCACAGGACGCGCCTCAGCATCGAGCAGGAGCAGAACCTCACGCCCCAGGAAGCCAAGGCCCGGCAGGACGCGAGCATCACCGCCGTTCGCAGCGTCGCCGACCTGCGGGAGGTCCAGGGGCAGATCCGAGCACTCGGCCAGCTGCGCTATGAGCCGGCCGTCCCGACATTGGCAGGGCTGTGGCAGCACTGCCCGGTCCACCCGGTCGAGGTGGACGCCGCGCACGCACTGTTCGGGATCGGGAACGCCGAGGCCCGCGACGTGCTGCGGCAAGGGATCCACGACCACGAGCACCTCGGCCGGTTCATGGCACTGAAGGTCATGTTCAGCAACGAGGGGACGGCCTGGGACAACGTCGGTCACCTGTTCGCCGATGAATGCCTGGCCTCCGCGAGCGGATGGGCGGCTGCCGCCGAGGCTCTCGGCTTCCTGTCACCGGGGATGTTCTCCGGTTCGGACCCCGTGTGGCAACCGTACGAGCTGCCCGACCTGCTCTCTCAGGACCGCCGCTGGCTCGACCTGTGCATCCGCCTTCGCGACCACCGGATCCTCGGCCGACCGGCCCGCGATGCGCTCAAGTACACCGATCCCGCGGTCACCGGACCGGCGCTCGACGCCGCCAGAGCGGCGCGGGCTTCGCGGGCGTCGCGACCGCAGTCTGATGTCAGAGAGCTGCGTTCCGGCGATCTCGTCGCACGGTACGAGAGCGGGGACCACCGCGCCGTGTGGAGCGAACTCGGGGCGGTCGCTCATCTGGACGACGCGTGGCGCGCTGAGGCCGAACAGGTGGCTGCGCTGACCATGGAGCGGGTCCGGCGCAACGCCGTCAACCTCGCCGAGGCTCTGATCGCCCGCGGTTGGCCGGTCACCCTGGAGAAGGCGCTGCCGGGACCCGACCCGGATGTCGAGGACAGGCTGCGGGAACTCGAGCAGATCACCGGGTCTGCCGTGCCGCCGGCGTTGGCGGCTTTCTGGCGCGTCGTCGGCACGATCGACCTCGTCCCGCGTGATTCCTGGGGTGAACCGTTCCCGCCGGGCGTGCCGGAGCAGCTCGCGGTGGCCGACCCGCTGGAGATCATCGACCTCGACACCGCGTGGTTCTCCGTCGACGAGTGGCAGGACGAGTCCGGAGAGCTGCACCCCGAACTCGCCGGCCCGCTGGAAGTGACCATCGCCGCCGACTACCTGCACAAAGCCGACATCAGCGGCGGGGCTCCTTACTCGGTTTGGCTGCCCGACGCCGGCGCCGACCCGCTCGTCCGCGATGAACCGCACGGCTTGACGTTCACCGACTACTTGCGGGAGGCGTTCGCCGGGAAGGGGTTCCTCCACCTCGACCATCAGGAGGAATGGATGGCCCACGGCCTCACCCGCGACCGCTTGGCGCAGCTGACCGGCTGGCTGGCGAGCGTCGAATACGAGCACATCGACTTCTGATCCCCGTCTATCTCAGCGCACTTCGAAGACCTCGCCGCGCGGCGTGAACGGGAGGCGGGCGCCGCGCGGCAGCAGGTAGGCGTGCTCGCGGGCGGGTGCGTGCAGCGGCTCGCACTCCCCGTCGGTGATGATCAGGATCGGCGCCTCGGCCGGGAAGTCCCGGGCGCGTATCAGAAGATTGATAGCAGGCTGAAGTGCGGTGCCGCCGCGCCCGCGCACGCGCACCCGGCCGGCGATGCTCTCGACCGGCAGGTATCCGGCGTCGTACGGCGCGGCGTCGCAGTAGACGATGCGGGCGGCCGGAACGTCATGCGCCAAGGCGTAGGAGGCGATGGCGCCGAGCGCCTTGCCGAGCAGGCGCGGCGACATGCTCGCGGACGTGTCGAGCACGACACCGAAGGTGTGCCGGGGCGCCGCCTCGGTGGGGATCAGCCGCCCGGGCCGGGGGATGTCCGGGCTCGCGGACTGCCGCCGGGAGGGGCGAGCGTAGCTGCGGCGCGGCGCGTCAGCCGGCACGTGCTCGTCGAACCAGCGGGCCAGCCTGGCGTCCCAGGGCAGCGGCGGGTGTTCCAGAGCCTTGATCTCGGCGTCCAGGCCGGCGGGCAGCAGGCCGCGGCGCGCCTCGTGGTAGGCGCGGCCGTCGATCAGGGCCTTGCGGTAGAACTCGTCGAGGTCCACCGCGGTCACCGCTTCCCCGGGACGCGGCAGCGGTTCGGTCAGCACGTCGCCGAGCCCGCGTCCGCGCAGCGTGCCGAGCTTGCGCAGGCGGCGCAGGTCGGTGGCGATCCGGTCGTAGACCTGCTCGGCCGAGAGCCCGGCCAGCTGCGGGTCGTGCAGCAGCCCGTCCGGCATCGCGCCGACCGCGAGTTCGAGCAGCCAGCCGTTGATGACGTAGTCGCACGCCACGTTCCACAGGTACCGGTCGCGCCCGCCGACCCGGTCCGCGTGGCGCAGAGCGGCGTGGAGCATCTCGTGGGCGAGCACGAAACGCCACTCGTCCTGGGTCAGTCCGGCCCGCGGGTTGACGTAGATCTCGCCGAGCGCCGAGTCCACCGCGGCGATGGAGATCCGCGCCGCCGCGGCCAGATCGGCGTCGGCGACGATCCGCATCCGGGCGGCGATCGCGCCGAGGAGCGGGAACGAGGAGACGAACCACTCGAGCGCCGCGTCCCAGGCGCGCTTGTCCTCCGCCTCGGTCCTGCCGCTGGCGAGCCGGATGGAGTCGGCGACCGCGCGGGTGAGCTGGGAAGCGAACTCCGCCGGCCAGTCAGGTGGATCGGTCGAGGCGGTATGCGGCTTCTGCCGATGGTCCGTCTCCTCGCCCGCGGATCCGCAGGCGGCGTAACGGGCCGGGATTCCGGTGACGCGCCAGGTGGCCGCGAGGGTCTCTTCGTCCCCCTCGGGCCACTCACACTCGCCGGAGGGGTGCTCGCCGACCTTGAATCCGTGCAGGAAACGGTTGACGACGACACAGCGCGCCGCCCGCAGCGCGTCGTCCGGCTCCGGTCCAGGCGAGCGCTCGGCCGGGACGTGCCCCAGGCCCAGGTGTATCCGGGCGTGCCCGATCGCCCAGGCCCAGACCACCGGCTCGGTCTTCGCCCAGAGGTTGACGTGCACGGAGCCGCGCGAGTCCACGACAACCAGGCCCCGACGCGGCGCCTGCGGGCAGTCGCGCTGCCCGCACTCGGTGCCGAGGCGGATATGCCGGAACCCCTGGTGGGCGGCCAGGATCTCGCGGCCCCGCAACAGGTTCTCGGCGCCGGGCGGCGCCTGCTTGGGACCGCCGCGGCCGGCCGGCATCAGGCCCGTGCCGCGATCAGGGCGGGCAGATCGCGGGCGGCCTCCACCAGGAACCAGCCCGGCAGCGCCTGCGCGCCGTCCTCGTCGGCCGCGATCACGCTCTGCGCGACTTCGAGCGAGACCTCGGCCAGCTCCACCAGCAGCGCCTTCGCCCGGAAGCCGAGCTGGCGCCCGGCGGCGGAGCCGTGGCCCTTGGTGGCGGGCAGCTCCCGCAGCAGCCGCGCGCGGAACGCCTCGGCCAGGAAGTAGAGCAGGTCGCGGTCCTCGGGCCGGGCGGGCCAGCGGGCGTCGCCCTTGAGGATCGCCTCGAAACCGTAGGCGTTGCGCACGATCTTCACGTATCCGCAGAACCCTGACGCGTGGGTGGGGCTGAGCGTGCCCCTGGCCAGGATCTGCAGCGTCTGCTCGCTGATCTCCGGACCCGCGGAATGCAGTGTGTCGGAGAGCATGTGCCACGACCGGGGCGTGGAGAAGGGCTCTTCCGTCTTCGGCGCCGGGGCCCAGAGCTGGTCCGGGCGCTCGGTCAGGTAGTCGAGGATCCACGGGTGGATCCCGGCCACGCCCGCCCACGCCAGCCAGTCCGCGGCACTCGCCCGCAGATGCAGGTGCACCAGCCGGTTGACGAGAGCCGAGGGCATCGGGCGCGCGAGCGCGTTGTCGGTGGCGCGGTTGCCGGCGCCGATCACCACGGAACCCGGCGGCAGCTCGTACGAGCCGATGCGACGGTCCAGGATCAGCGAGTAGAACGACTTCTGCACGTCCGGCGGGGCGGCGTTGAGCTCGTCCAGGAACAGGCAGTACGGCTCGTCGCGCGCGATCATCTCGGGCGGGCAGAACCGGCTGCGCCCGTCATGGATCTGCGGCACGCCGATCAGGTCCTCCGGAGCGAGCTGGGTGCCGAGCAGCGAGACGCACTCGAGCCCGAGCGACGCGGCGAACTCGCGCACCAGACTCGACTTGCCGATACCCGGTGCGCCCCACAGGAAGACCGGCCGCACGACGGCGACGTCGAGCAGGAACGCGGGCAGCTGCGCGGGAGTGACCGTCACCGTGGACTGCATCGTCTTGAATCCCCGCTCCCCTGACACCCCATCACGTCGATGCAGCCCCGCAGCCGTCCGACTTTGTCGCGCACCATCGTGCCGGGCCGACCGACGCCGTGTCCAAGCGTTAAGGCGTACATGGAACCGGCCGGCCGGGTAGAAAGGCGGCGTGACCCACCGCAGGACTCTCGACGATCCTGATCGACGCGCCGACAGTAGGTCAGGCGGCGCGGACGCGGCGGATGTGGCGGACGAAGCGGGGCCGGCCGACCAGGTGCCAGATGCCGCGGACCGGGGCGGGCAGGACGGACAGCAGAAGGGCGCGCTCGGATTCGCTCGCGTCCTCGAGGACGAGGCCGAACAACGTG
This genomic window from Actinospica robiniae DSM 44927 contains:
- a CDS encoding AAA family ATPase, whose translation is MQSTVTVTPAQLPAFLLDVAVVRPVFLWGAPGIGKSSLVREFAASLGLECVSLLGTQLAPEDLIGVPQIHDGRSRFCPPEMIARDEPYCLFLDELNAAPPDVQKSFYSLILDRRIGSYELPPGSVVIGAGNRATDNALARPMPSALVNRLVHLHLRASAADWLAWAGVAGIHPWILDYLTERPDQLWAPAPKTEEPFSTPRSWHMLSDTLHSAGPEISEQTLQILARGTLSPTHASGFCGYVKIVRNAYGFEAILKGDARWPARPEDRDLLYFLAEAFRARLLRELPATKGHGSAAGRQLGFRAKALLVELAEVSLEVAQSVIAADEDGAQALPGWFLVEAARDLPALIAARA
- a CDS encoding vWA domain-containing protein, whose amino-acid sequence is MPAGRGGPKQAPPGAENLLRGREILAAHQGFRHIRLGTECGQRDCPQAPRRGLVVVDSRGSVHVNLWAKTEPVVWAWAIGHARIHLGLGHVPAERSPGPEPDDALRAARCVVVNRFLHGFKVGEHPSGECEWPEGDEETLAATWRVTGIPARYAACGSAGEETDHRQKPHTASTDPPDWPAEFASQLTRAVADSIRLASGRTEAEDKRAWDAALEWFVSSFPLLGAIAARMRIVADADLAAAARISIAAVDSALGEIYVNPRAGLTQDEWRFVLAHEMLHAALRHADRVGGRDRYLWNVACDYVINGWLLELAVGAMPDGLLHDPQLAGLSAEQVYDRIATDLRRLRKLGTLRGRGLGDVLTEPLPRPGEAVTAVDLDEFYRKALIDGRAYHEARRGLLPAGLDAEIKALEHPPLPWDARLARWFDEHVPADAPRRSYARPSRRQSASPDIPRPGRLIPTEAAPRHTFGVVLDTSASMSPRLLGKALGAIASYALAHDVPAARIVYCDAAPYDAGYLPVESIAGRVRVRGRGGTALQPAINLLIRARDFPAEAPILIITDGECEPLHAPAREHAYLLPRGARLPFTPRGEVFEVR